A window from Azoarcus sp. DD4 encodes these proteins:
- a CDS encoding cytochrome bc complex cytochrome b subunit, translated as MTTKSQALLNWVDERFPLTSSIKGHLTEYYAPKNFNFWYFFGSLALLVLVIQIVTGIFLVMHYKPDASLNAAGVPVAFASVEYIMRDVPGGWLIRYLHSTGASAFFIVVYLHMFRGLLYGSYRKPRELIWIFGTLIFLALMAEAFMGYLLPWGQMSFWGAQVIVNLFSAIPLIGPDLSLVIRGDFVVSDATLNRFFSFHVIAVPLVLIGLVAAHIVALHEVGSNNPDGVEIKKKKDANGIPLDGIPFHPYYTVKDIVGVVAFLFFFSAVVFFAPEGGGYFLEFNNFIPADPLKTPPHIAPVWYFTPFYSILRAVTYPLFGLDAKFWGVVAMGAAVVIIAFLPWLDRSPVKSVRYKGPIFKTALVVFVICFFILGYLGVLPPTPGRTLVSQICSVLYFAFFLAMPWYSKLDKCKPEPERVTFK; from the coding sequence ATGACGACCAAATCCCAAGCCTTGCTGAACTGGGTCGACGAGCGCTTCCCGCTCACTTCGTCGATCAAGGGTCATCTGACCGAATACTACGCGCCGAAGAACTTCAACTTCTGGTACTTCTTCGGTTCCCTGGCGCTGCTGGTCCTGGTGATCCAGATCGTCACCGGCATCTTCCTGGTGATGCACTACAAGCCGGATGCGTCGCTGAATGCCGCCGGCGTGCCGGTCGCCTTCGCCAGCGTCGAGTACATCATGCGCGACGTGCCGGGCGGATGGCTGATCCGCTACCTGCACTCGACCGGTGCTTCCGCGTTCTTCATCGTGGTGTACCTGCACATGTTCCGCGGCCTGCTCTACGGTTCCTACCGCAAGCCGCGCGAACTCATCTGGATCTTCGGCACCCTGATCTTCCTGGCGCTGATGGCCGAAGCCTTCATGGGCTACCTGCTGCCGTGGGGCCAGATGTCGTTCTGGGGCGCGCAGGTGATCGTGAACCTGTTCTCGGCGATCCCGTTGATCGGGCCGGACCTGTCGCTGGTCATCCGCGGCGACTTCGTCGTGTCCGATGCCACGCTCAACCGCTTCTTCTCCTTCCACGTCATCGCCGTGCCGCTGGTGCTGATCGGTCTCGTCGCTGCCCACATCGTGGCGCTGCACGAAGTCGGCTCCAACAACCCGGACGGTGTGGAAATCAAGAAGAAGAAGGACGCCAACGGCATCCCGCTCGACGGCATCCCCTTCCATCCGTACTACACGGTGAAGGACATTGTCGGCGTGGTTGCCTTCCTGTTCTTCTTCAGCGCGGTGGTGTTCTTCGCGCCGGAAGGCGGCGGCTACTTCCTCGAGTTCAACAACTTCATCCCGGCCGACCCGCTGAAGACCCCGCCGCACATTGCGCCGGTCTGGTACTTCACCCCCTTCTACTCCATCCTGCGTGCGGTGACCTATCCGCTGTTCGGGCTGGACGCGAAGTTCTGGGGCGTTGTCGCGATGGGCGCGGCGGTCGTCATCATCGCTTTCCTGCCCTGGCTGGACCGCAGCCCGGTGAAGTCGGTGCGCTACAAGGGCCCGATCTTCAAGACCGCGCTGGTCGTCTTCGTCATCTGCTTCTTCATCCTCGGCTACCTCGGCGTGCTGCCTCCGACCCCGGGCCGTACCCTGGTGTCGCAGATCTGCTCGGTGCTGTACTTCGCCTTCTTCCTGGCGATGCCGTGGTACAGCAAGCTCGACAAGTGCAAACCCGAACCGGAAAGGGTGACTTTCAAATGA